A stretch of the Rhodanobacteraceae bacterium genome encodes the following:
- a CDS encoding helix-turn-helix domain-containing protein, which yields MTSKKDPASNERLAIPLSQGAQMIGIGLSYAYRLIELGQLQSFKIGRRRMVTREALASYVAAQVAEAGGRRRALKQ from the coding sequence ATGACCAGCAAGAAAGATCCGGCTAGCAATGAGCGCCTTGCAATCCCCCTATCGCAAGGCGCGCAAATGATCGGAATCGGCCTCAGCTATGCCTACCGACTGATCGAACTGGGGCAGTTACAGTCGTTCAAAATTGGTCGGCGCCGGATGGTCACGCGGGAGGCGTTGGCCTCCTATGTCGCCGCGCAGGTCGCCGAAGCTGGCGGGCGAAGACGCGCATTGAAGCAATG